In the Treponema maltophilum ATCC 51939 genome, AAAAGAAGTGAACTCTCCTGTCGTTCCGTCAATAGAATATAGATCCTTTTCGGTAGAAAATAAATACGGTTGTTTATAGCGATGTTGATACTGAAAATATGTAGAAGGAGGGAAAAACCATACATTCTCCGCATACAGGAACGATGCCGATAAACATATACAGAATATACAGATTTGTTTTAGTTTCATACAAACACTCCTTATCGATACACCCATTCAAGGATAGCACGGTCTTTCCCGGTTTGCAAGATGCGTAAATAAAGATTAAAACACGGGGGATTATTCATGCGTCCCCGGCGAAAAACATAATTTGTCAGGAGTTATAAAACTTGACGGAACAAACGGTATTACATATAATATTATAATGGACGACAGGCTAATAGTGCTTGATACAAATGTATTATTATATGAGTACTTTAAGCATTAGAATTCCCGATTCAATTCACGGGAAAGTAAAAGAAATATCCAAGACAGATAATATTTCAATAAATCAGTTTATTGCCTCGGCCGTCGGAGAAAAAATAGCAGCATTGGAAACCGAAAACTATTTACACGAAAGAGCCAAACGGGCATCCGAACAAAAGGTCAAAAAAATCTTACTAAAAATACCCGACGCTCCTCCCGATATCCGGGATCGGTAAAAAAATATCACTAAATGCAATTTGCGAAGTTTGGAATTAACACCTTCCAAGATAAAACTTAGTTTCAAACTTGGTTCTTCGGCGGCCGGTCGTCATCCGGTGTTACAAATTGATTTGTATATTCACTGCCGTCCTTTTCAAAGGCTTCTTTTAACATCTGTATATCTTCATCAAAAAAATAAATCTTTACAAAACCGCCGAATACCCAGCCTTCATTTCCGTCTTCCAATCTGGTTTTATACCATGGAAATTGAAGATTTTCTATTGAATCTTTTTTATCGGTACAGTCAATAAGATAAATATCATCAAATTTATTAAGTTTTCCTATTATTTTTGTTTCAGGTTTTGCGTTCGGCGCTTCCCGTACCCGCAAATTATCGGTTATTACAAGCGCACGGCAGCTTGCCTGTTCGGATATTACTTTTTTAGTTATTTCGTTTTTCGTCTCGTCTTTTAGTCTTTCTTCTATTTGTTTTTTTGTGATTGAAACGGTTTCTTTTTTAGGATATTCATAACCTCTAAAAGAAGGAGTCCCATACAAATTGAATCCGCAGGTTACATATGAAACATACACAATATCTC is a window encoding:
- a CDS encoding SH3 domain-containing protein is translated as MKTKLPYEKQRKMAKFFLLLLFNLILIGCVKPHTAQTAESGTEPSPVQENSESSISIEDLINNNEFSFHLLNKNGSYGGSVANEYGKWTCNFGRSYIFFQYDSHRIERDIVYVSYVTCGFNLYGTPSFRGYEYPKKETVSITKKQIEERLKDETKNEITKKVISEQASCRALVITDNLRVREAPNAKPETKIIGKLNKFDDIYLIDCTDKKDSIENLQFPWYKTRLEDGNEGWVFGGFVKIYFFDEDIQMLKEAFEKDGSEYTNQFVTPDDDRPPKNQV